One Armatimonadota bacterium genomic window carries:
- a CDS encoding aminotransferase class I/II-fold pyridoxal phosphate-dependent enzyme — protein MSTTTNTTPSFETLALHAGQNVDPTTKSRAVPIYQTTSYVFDDTSHAARLFALQEFGNVYTRIMNPTTDVLEQRVAALEGGTAGLATASGQAAITLALTTIAEQGDEIISSNSLYGGTYNLFHYTFPKWGITVKFVDLTDAAALEAAITDKTKAIYGETVGNPKLDTFPFETVSEIAKKHGIPVVVDNTTPTPFLIQPLKLGANIVIHSATKFLGGHGTSIGGVIVDGGNFDWGNGRFANFTEPDPSYHGLKFWEVFGNFPGLGNVAFGIKARVQGLRDTGAALSPFNAWAILQGVETLPLRMERHSSNAAKVAEFLSKHPNVTWVTYPGLTTHKDHETAKKYHYRGLYGALVGFGIKGGYDAALKFIDQLSVFSLLANIGDAKSLVIHPASTTHQQLNPDEQLATGVTPDFIRLSVGLENIDDLIADLDRALTAS, from the coding sequence ATGAGTACGACTACGAACACCACACCATCTTTCGAAACCCTCGCGCTTCACGCCGGTCAAAATGTCGACCCGACCACAAAATCGCGGGCGGTGCCGATCTATCAGACCACTAGCTACGTCTTCGACGACACCTCACACGCCGCGCGACTCTTTGCCCTCCAAGAGTTCGGCAACGTCTATACGCGAATCATGAATCCAACCACCGACGTGTTGGAGCAGCGGGTGGCGGCCCTCGAAGGCGGCACGGCTGGGCTCGCGACGGCTTCGGGCCAAGCGGCGATCACTCTCGCTCTGACCACCATCGCCGAGCAGGGTGACGAGATCATTTCGTCGAACTCGCTATACGGCGGGACCTACAACCTTTTTCACTACACCTTCCCCAAGTGGGGCATCACGGTAAAGTTCGTCGACCTGACGGACGCAGCGGCGCTGGAAGCCGCCATTACGGACAAGACGAAGGCCATCTACGGCGAGACCGTCGGCAACCCCAAGCTGGACACTTTCCCGTTCGAGACCGTTTCGGAGATTGCCAAGAAGCACGGCATTCCTGTCGTGGTCGATAACACCACGCCTACGCCATTCCTCATTCAGCCGCTGAAGCTCGGAGCGAACATCGTCATTCACTCGGCCACCAAGTTCCTCGGTGGGCATGGTACTTCGATTGGCGGCGTAATCGTCGATGGTGGCAACTTCGACTGGGGCAACGGTCGGTTCGCCAACTTCACTGAACCCGATCCTTCCTACCACGGCCTCAAGTTCTGGGAGGTCTTCGGTAACTTCCCCGGTCTTGGCAACGTGGCGTTCGGCATTAAGGCCCGGGTTCAGGGCTTGCGCGATACCGGTGCGGCGCTCTCGCCTTTCAACGCATGGGCGATCCTGCAAGGAGTGGAAACGCTTCCGTTGCGGATGGAGCGGCATTCGAGCAACGCGGCGAAAGTCGCCGAGTTCCTGAGCAAGCATCCAAACGTGACCTGGGTCACCTACCCTGGCCTGACCACGCACAAAGACCACGAGACGGCGAAGAAGTACCACTACCGCGGCCTATACGGCGCGCTGGTCGGATTCGGCATCAAGGGCGGCTACGACGCCGCGCTGAAGTTCATCGATCAGCTTTCGGTGTTTTCTCTGTTGGCGAATATCGGCGATGCGAAATCGCTGGTGATCCATCCCGCCTCGACAACGCACCAGCAGTTGAACCCAGACGAGCAACTCGCGACCGGCGTCACGCCCGACTTCATTCGGTTGAGTGTAGGTCTGGAGAATATTGACGACCTCATCGCCGATCTGGATCGAGCATTAACGGCTTCGTAG